The following proteins are encoded in a genomic region of Pan troglodytes isolate AG18354 chromosome 2, NHGRI_mPanTro3-v2.0_pri, whole genome shotgun sequence:
- the LOC107970776 gene encoding putative ribosomal protein eL39-like 5 has translation MSSHKTFKIKQFLAKKQKQNHPIPQWIRMKTGNKIRYNSKRRHRRRTKLGL, from the coding sequence ATGTCTTCTCACAAGACTTTCAAGATTAAGCAATTCCTggccaagaaacaaaagcaaaatcatcCCATTCCCCAGTGGATTCGGATGAAAACTGGTAATAAAATCAGGTACAACTCCAAGAGGAGACATCGGAGAAGAACCAAGCTAGGTCTGTAA